The following proteins are co-located in the Telopea speciosissima isolate NSW1024214 ecotype Mountain lineage chromosome 9, Tspe_v1, whole genome shotgun sequence genome:
- the LOC122639876 gene encoding protein argonaute 16-like, whose protein sequence is MEKAEVQDKGGDSVLPPPPPCIPPNVKPEKMEIAKRSAIIRPGFGSNGRRIQLLTNHFKVNMNAPDGVFFQYSVSITYEDKRPVEGKGIGRKVIDKLYQTYCSELAGKNFVYDGEKSLYTVGPLPQNNFEFTVVLEDSSLRRNGSPGLNGSPSEADRKRSKRSYQSKTFNVEINFATKIPLKSIASAIKGNEVGSTQDALRVLDIILRQQAANSGCLLVRQSFFHDDVRNLTSVGGGVSGCRGFHSSFRTTQSGLSLNMDVSTTMILTPGPVIDFLTANQNVRDNRQIDWAKAKKMLKNIRIKTRHSNMEFKITGLSEKPCNQQFFTLKVKNGDGANGEDQTMEVTVYDYFTQHRKMELTYSAYMPCLDVGKSKRHNYLPLELCSLVSLQRYTKALSSMQRSSLVERSRQKPQERIQVVTDAVKNYRYDEDPVLASCGIFIEKKLTAVDGRVLDAPTLKVGNNEDCVPRNGRWNFNHKRLLNPTRIDRWVVVNFSARCDMSHLSRELINCGRNKGIHIERPYTLIEEDPQWRRAGPVARVEKMFEQIRAKLPGPPQFLLCVLPERKNSDIYGPWKRKNLHEMGIVTQCISPTKINDQYLTNVLLKINSKLGGTNSLLAIEHSPCIPFIKDTPTMILGMDVSHGSPGRSDVPSIAAVVGSRSWPLISRYRAAVRTQSPKVEMIDSLYKPLANGDDDGIMRELLTDFYQSSQSRKPEQIIIFRDGVSESQFNQVLNIELEQVIKAFQHLGETWLPKFTVIVAQKNHHTKIFQAGAPENVPPGTVVDTKVVHPRNYDFYMCAQAGMIGTSRPAHYHVLLDEIGFTADDLQSLVHSLSYVYQRSTTAISVVAPVCYAHLAAQQMGQFIKFEDFSDTSSGHGGVTSAGSISVPELPRLHKGVQSSMFFC, encoded by the exons ATGGAGAAAGCAGAGGTACAGGACAAAGGAGGAGATTCAGTTCTGCCTCCTCCAcctccatgtatacctcctaaTGTCAAGCCTGAGAAAATGGAAATTGCAAAGCGTTCAGCTATCATTAGACCTGGTTTTGGAAGTAATGGACGCCGTATACAATTGCTTACAAACCATTTCAAAGTTAACATGAATGCTCCAGACGGAGTTTTCTTTCAGTATAGT GTCTCTATCACCTATGAAGATAAACGACCTGTTGAAGGCAAGGGGATTGGTAGAAAGGTTATTGATAAACTCTACCAAACATATTGTTCAGAACTTGCAGGGAAGAACTTTGTTTATGATGGAGAGAAAAGCCTGTATACAGTGGGTCCTCTTCCCCAAAACAATTTTGAGTTTACAGTTGTGCTTGAGGATTCTTCTCTTAGGCG TAATGGCAGCCCTGGTTTGAATGGCAGCCCCAGTGAGGCTGACCGTAAACGATCAAAGCGTTCATATCAGTCAAAGACCTTTAATGTAGAGATAAACTTTGCTACAAAAATTCCCTTGAAGTCAATTGCTTCCGCTATCAAAGGAAATGAAGTGGGTAGCACTCAAGATGCACTGAGGGTGCTAGATATTATTCTTAGACAACAAGCGGCTAACAG TGGATGCCTTCTAGTTAGACAATCCTTTTTCCATGACGATGTGAGGAACTTAACAAGTGTAGGCGGGGGAGTAAGTGGTTGCCGAGGGTTCCACTCGAGTTTCCGTACCACACAGAGTGGTTTGTCCTTGAATATGG ATGTTTCTACAACAATGATATTGACTCCTGGTCCTGTTATTGATTTTTTAACTGCCAACCAGAATGTAAGGGATAACCGCCAGATTGACTGGGCAAAG GCCAAAAAAATGCTGAAAAATATAAGGATCAAGACTAGGCACAGCAATATGGAATTCAAAATTACAGGATTGAGTGAGAAGCCCTGCAACCAGCAATT TTTCACACTGAAAGTGAAAAATGGAGATGGTGCTAATGGTGAGGACCAAACGATGGAGGTTACTGtttatgattattttacccAACACCGTAAAATGGAGCTAACGTACTCTGCATACATGCCCTGCCTTGATGTTGGTAAATCAAAGCGGCACAATTACCTTCCACTGGAG CTCTGTTCACTTGTGTCACTGCAAAGATATACAAAGGCACTATCTAGCATGCAGAGATCCAGCTTAGTCGAAAGATCAAGGCAAAAGCCTCAGGAACGCATACAAGTTGTGACTGAT GCTGTGAAAAATTACCGGTATGATGAAGATCCAGTGCTTGCTAGTTGTGGaattttcattgaaaaaaagCTTACTGCAGTTGATGGTCGTGTTCTTGATGCACCGACG TTGAAGGTTGGTAATAATGAAGATTGTGTCCCTCGAAATGGACGATGGAACTTTAATCACAAG AGACTATTGAACCCCACTCGAATTGATCGATGGGTAGTTGTCAACTTCTCCGCCCGTTGTGATATGAGCCATCTCTCTCGGGAACTTATCAACTGTGGAAGAAATAAAGGGATT CATATTGAGCGCCCATATACattaattgaagaagatccCCAGTGGAGGAGAGCTGGCCCTGTTGCAAGGGTTGAAAAGATGTTCGAACAGATTAGGGCTAAGCTTCCTGGGCCTCCTCAATTTCTTCTATGTGTACTTCCGGAGCGGAAAAATTCTGATATTTATG GCCCTTGGAAGAGGAAAAACCTACATGAAATGGGTATTGTCACACAATGCATCTCCCCCACAAAGATCAATGATCAGTACCTGACAAATGTTCTTCTGAAAATAAATTCCAAG CTTGGAGGTACAAATTCATTATTGGCAATTGAGCATTCTCCATGCATTCCCTTTATAAAGGACACTCCTACAATGATCTTGGGAATGGATGTTTCCCATGGTTCTCCTGGTCGTTCTGATGTCCCATCCATTGCTGCG GTCGTTGGTTCCAGATCATGGCCATTGATATCAAGGTACAGGGCAGCAGTAAGAACTCAGTCTCCAAAGGTGGAGATGATTGACTCTCTATACAAACCACTAGCGAATGGAGATGATGATGGCATTATGAG GGAGTTACTGACGGACTTCTATCAGTCGAGCCAATCACGCAAGCCGGAGCAAATCATTATTTTTAG GGATGGGGTCAGTGAATCCCAATTTAACCAAGTTTTGAACATTGAGCTGGAGCAAGTCATAAAG GCATTTCAACATTTAGGTGAGACTTGGCTTCCCAAATTCACTGTGATTGTGGCTCAGAAAAACCATCACACAAAGATCTTCCAAGCTGGTGCCCCTGAAAATGTGCCACCCG GGACAGTTGTGGATACAAAAGTTGTACATCCGAGGAACTATGACTTTTACATGTGTGCTCAAGCTGGAATGATA ggaaCATCACGTCCAGCACACTACCATGTCCTGCTTGATGAGATTGGTTTCACTGCCGACGATCTGCAAAGCCTTGTTCATTCACTCTCCTATGT GTACCAGAGGAGCACAACTGCTATTTCAGTTG TGGCTCCAGTCTGCTATGCTCATCTTGCTGCTCAACAGATGGGCCAGTTTATTAAGTTTGAGGATTTCTCAGATACTTCCTCAGGACATGGCGGAGTCACATCAGCAGGGAGTATCTCTGTTCCTGAGCTCCCTAGGTTGCACAAAGGCGTCCAAAGTTCTATGTTCTTTTGTTGA